A single genomic interval of Juglans regia cultivar Chandler chromosome 1, Walnut 2.0, whole genome shotgun sequence harbors:
- the LOC108980341 gene encoding ribonucleoside-diphosphate reductase large subunit-like, producing the protein MYVVKRDGRQERVHFDKITARLKKLSYGLNVEHCDPVLVAQKVCAGVYKGVTTSQLDELAAETAAAMTANHPDYASLAARIVVSNLHKNTKKSFSETIKDMYNHFSERSGLKAALIADDVYEIIMENAARLDSVIIYDRDFDYDYFGFKTLERSYLLKVQGKVVERPQHMLMRVAVGIHKDDIESAIKTYHMMSQRWFTHASPTLFNAGTPRPQLSSCFLVCMQDDSIEGIYDTLKECAVISKSAGGIGVSVHNIRATGSYIRGTNGTSNGIVPMLRVFNDTARYVDQGGGKRKGAFSVYLEPWHADIFEFLDLRKNHGKEEHRARDLFYALWVPDLFMERVQSNGHWSLFCPNEAPGLADCWGEEFEKLYTKYEGEGKAKKVVQAQNLWFEILKSQIETGTPYMLFKDACNRKSNQQNLGTIKSSNLCTEIIEYTSPTETAVCNLASIALPRYVREKGVPMESHPSKLVGSRGSKNRFFDFEKLAEVTAIVTTNLNRIIDVNYYPVENARRSNFRHRPIGIGVQGLADTFILLGMAFDSPEAQQLNKDIFETIYYHALKTSSELAEKEGPYETYNGSPVSKGILQPDMWGVTPSNLWDWNALREMISKNGVRNSLLVAPMPTASTSQILGNNECFEPYTSNIYSRRVLSGEFVVVNKHLLNDLTEMGVWSPAIKNNIIYENGSVQKINEIPEELKDIYKTVWEIKQKTLVDMAVDRGCYIDQSQSLNIHMDQPNFGKLTSLHFYAWSKGLKTGMYYLRSRAAADAIKFTVDTSILKDSPKVVDDDVNTKMAQMVCSLTNREECMACGS; encoded by the exons ATGTACGTGGTGAAAAGGGATGGGCGCCAGGAACGCGTCCATTTCGACAAGATCACGGCGCGCTTGAAGAAGCTTAGCTATGGTCTGAACGTGGAGCACTGTGACCCTGTGTTGGTGGCACAGAAGGTTTGCGCCGGGGTCTACAAGGGAGTCACCACCAGCCAGCTCGATGAATTGGCCGCCGAAACCGCCGCTGCCATGACCGCTAACCACCCTGACTATGCTTCC TTGGCTGCAAGAATTGTTGTCTCGAATCttcacaaaaacacaaaaaagtcGTTCTCGGAGAC GATCAAAGACATGTATAATCATTTTAGTGAGAGATCAGGGCTGAAGGCTGCTCTGATTGCtgatgatgtttatgaaataaTCATGGAG AATGCTGCTCGCTTGGACAGTGTAATCATATACGATCGAGATTTTGACTATGATTACTTTGGTTTCAAAACCCTTGAGAGGTCCTACCTATTGAAGGTCCAAGGAAAGGTTGTAGAAAGGCCTCAACACATGTTGATGAGGGTCGCGGTTGGAATTCACAAGGATGATATTGAGTCTGCcatcaaaacatatcatatgatGTCTCAGCGATGGTTCACTCATGCTTCTCCCACCCTTTTTAATGCAGGGACCCCAAGGCCTCAA TTGAGTAGCTGCTTCCTTGTGTGCATGCAAGATGATAGCATTGAAGGTATATATGACACCTTGAAGGAATGCGCTGTTATCAGCAAATCAGCTGGTGGAATTGGTGTCTCTGTCCACAATATTCGCGCTACTGGAAGTTATATTCGTGGCACAAATGGGACATCCAATGGCATTGTTCCAATGCTACGTGTATTCAATGATACGGCGCGTTATGTTGATCAAGGGGGAGGCAAGAGGAAAG GTGCGTTTTCTGTGTACTTGGAGCCATGGCATGCAGACATATTtgagtttctagatctaagaaagaACCATGGAAAG GAGGAGCATCGTGCACGGGATCTATTTTATGCTCTGTGGGTGCCTGATCTCTTCATGGAAAGAGTCCAAAGTAATGGACATTGGTCATTGTTTTGTCCAAATGAGGCTCCGGGTTTGGCAGACTGTTGGGGtgaagaatttgagaaattgtATACAAAATATGAAGGAGAG GGGAAGGCAAAGAAGGTTGTCCAGGCACAGAATCtctggtttgaaattttgaaatcccAGATTGAAACGGGAACCCCTTACATGCTTTTTAAG gatGCTTGCAACAGGAAAAGCAACCAACAAAATCTGGGAACCATCAAATCTTCAAACTTATGTACGGAGATAATTGAGTATACAAGTCCAACAGAGACTGCTGTATGCAATCTTGCATCAATTGCTCTTCCACGTTATGTCAGGGAGAAG GGAGTTCCTATGGAGTCACATCCATCTAAACTTGTCGGTAGCAGAGGCTCAAAGAACCGATTTTTTGACTTTGAAAAACTGGCAGAG GTCACTGCAATAGTTACTACCAACCTCAACAGAATAATTGATGTTAACTACTACCCGGTTGAAAATGCAAGAAGGTCAAATTTCCGACATAGACCTATTGGAATTGGAGTTCAGGGTCTGGCTGATACCTTCATTTTGCTTGGCATGGCATTTGATTCACCGGAG GCTCAACAGCTGAACAAAGACATATTTGAGACCATATACTACCATGCCCTGAAAACCTCTTCTGAGTTGGCTGAAAAAGAAGGGCCCTATGAAACATATAATGGGAGTCCTGTGAGCAAG GGAATTCTTCAGCCAGACATGTGGGGTGTAACACCTTCAAATCTGTGGGATTGGAATGCTCTTAGGGAGATGATATCCAAGAATGGTGTTAGAAATTCACTTCTTGTAGCCCCCATGCCGACCGCTTCCACCAGCCAGATTCTTGGTAATAACGAGTGTTTTGAACCATATACCTCCAACATATACAGTCGGCGAGTTCTAAG tggtGAATTTGTTGTGGTGAACAAACATCTTCTTAATGACTTAACTGAGATGGGTGTGTGGTCTCCTGCAATTAAGAACAATATCATTTATGAGAATGGCTCTGTTCAGAAGATAAACGAGATTCCAGAGGAACTGAAAGATATTTACaa AACTGTTTGGGAGATTAAGCAAAAGACATTGGTTGATATGGCTGTTGATCGTGGCTGCTACATTGATCAGAGCCAGAGCCTCAACATACACATGGACCAACCCAATTTTGGGAAACTCACCTCCTTGCACTTCTATGCATGGTCCAAG GGTCTGAAGACAGGAATGTATTATCTGCGATCAAGAGCAGCTGCTGATGCCATCAAGTTCACTGTTGATACTTCCATTCTCAAA GATAGCCCCAAGGTGGTGGACGATGATGTTAATACCAAGATGGCACAGATGGTATGCTCTTTAACAAACCGTGAAGAGTGCATGGCTTGTGGAAGTTAG